The following coding sequences lie in one Rothia sp. SD9660Na genomic window:
- the ftsH gene encoding ATP-dependent zinc metalloprotease FtsH, with protein sequence MIFANSLAASTRVDTNVGIGLLNDKKVVSAKIFDGDQRVDLELKDDYVNPAGENQGKNVSFYYVQPRATDVVAAMDNANLESYTDQPVQTNWFTSMLSFILPFVILVALFWFLMSRMGGGSNQIMNFSKSRAKKFNKDNPTVRFADVAGVDEALAELEEVREFLAEPEKFTRLGAKIPKGVLLYGPPGTGKTLLAKAVAGEAGVPFYSISGSDFVEMFVGVGASRVRDLFKEAKSNKAAIIFVDEIDAVGRQRGVGMGGGNDEREQTLNQLLVEMDGFDGTSNIIVIAATNRPDVLDPALLRPGRFDRQVGVDAPDLKGRQRILEVHATGKPIDRRVDLASVAKRTPGFTGADLANVMNEAALLTARDGGNVIDERAIDEAIDRVMAGPQRSSRIMSEHERTVTAYHEGGHALVAAALRNSAPVTKITILPRGRALGYTMVMPQDDKYSTTRHELLDQMAYAMGGRAAEELIFHDPSTGASNDIQKATDTARKMVTEYGMSAKVGSVRLAAKESDPFLGGGAGGGNNFSDEMAYLVDQEVAALLEQAHDEAYEILRDNRDVLDVLSLALLEKETLLENDLAEIFAGVRKRPERDHWYSKSNREPSALPPVKVAKAETDETPVAEEPIVQQPTVDPMDPGNPHPGAAGPAGNPDVDPLGGPR encoded by the coding sequence ATGATTTTCGCAAACTCTCTAGCAGCCTCAACCCGCGTTGATACCAACGTGGGTATCGGTCTGCTGAATGACAAGAAGGTCGTCAGCGCCAAAATCTTCGACGGTGACCAGCGCGTAGACCTGGAACTCAAAGACGATTACGTGAACCCTGCCGGTGAAAACCAGGGCAAGAACGTAAGTTTCTACTACGTTCAGCCCCGCGCCACTGACGTTGTTGCGGCCATGGATAACGCCAACCTTGAGTCCTACACCGATCAGCCGGTGCAGACCAACTGGTTCACCTCCATGCTGTCCTTCATCCTGCCCTTCGTGATCCTGGTGGCCCTCTTCTGGTTCCTCATGTCACGCATGGGCGGCGGTAGCAACCAGATCATGAACTTCTCTAAGTCCCGCGCCAAGAAGTTCAACAAAGACAACCCCACCGTACGTTTTGCCGATGTCGCCGGTGTTGATGAGGCCTTAGCTGAACTCGAAGAAGTCCGCGAATTCCTGGCTGAACCAGAAAAGTTCACCCGCCTGGGCGCCAAGATCCCTAAGGGCGTCCTGCTCTACGGCCCTCCCGGTACCGGTAAGACCCTGCTGGCTAAGGCTGTAGCCGGTGAAGCGGGCGTCCCCTTCTACTCCATCTCCGGTTCTGACTTCGTTGAAATGTTCGTGGGTGTGGGTGCCTCCCGTGTGCGCGACCTCTTCAAGGAAGCCAAGTCCAACAAGGCCGCCATTATCTTCGTCGACGAAATTGATGCCGTAGGTCGTCAGCGTGGCGTCGGCATGGGCGGCGGTAACGACGAACGAGAGCAGACCCTCAACCAGCTGCTGGTTGAGATGGATGGCTTCGACGGCACCTCCAACATCATCGTCATCGCGGCAACCAACCGCCCCGACGTGCTCGACCCCGCCCTGCTGCGTCCTGGCCGCTTTGACCGCCAGGTCGGTGTAGACGCCCCCGACCTCAAGGGCCGCCAGCGCATCCTTGAGGTGCACGCCACCGGCAAGCCCATCGACCGTCGCGTTGACCTAGCCTCCGTTGCCAAGCGCACCCCCGGCTTCACCGGCGCTGACCTGGCCAACGTCATGAACGAAGCGGCTCTGCTGACCGCCCGAGACGGCGGTAACGTGATTGATGAACGCGCTATCGACGAGGCAATCGACCGCGTCATGGCAGGCCCCCAACGTTCCTCCCGCATCATGAGCGAGCACGAACGCACCGTCACCGCCTACCACGAAGGCGGCCACGCCCTGGTCGCAGCTGCCCTGCGCAACTCAGCACCCGTCACCAAGATTACGATTCTGCCGCGTGGCCGCGCCCTGGGCTACACCATGGTCATGCCCCAGGACGACAAGTACTCCACCACCCGCCACGAACTGCTGGACCAGATGGCCTACGCCATGGGCGGCCGCGCAGCCGAAGAGCTGATTTTCCACGACCCCTCAACCGGCGCGTCCAACGATATTCAGAAGGCAACCGACACTGCCCGCAAGATGGTCACCGAATACGGCATGAGCGCCAAGGTCGGCTCAGTACGTCTAGCTGCTAAGGAATCTGACCCCTTCCTGGGCGGCGGTGCTGGCGGCGGCAACAACTTCTCCGACGAGATGGCCTACCTGGTGGACCAGGAAGTCGCTGCCCTGCTGGAGCAGGCCCACGATGAGGCCTACGAGATTCTGCGTGATAACCGCGATGTACTCGATGTCCTCTCCCTGGCCCTGCTCGAGAAGGAAACCCTGCTCGAGAACGACCTGGCAGAAATCTTCGCAGGCGTGCGCAAGCGCCCCGAACGCGACCACTGGTACTCCAAGTCCAACCGTGAACCCTCGGCCCTGCCCCCGGTCAAGGTGGCTAAGGCAGAGACTGACGAGACCCCGGTTGCCGAGGAGCCCATCGTCCAGCAGCCTACCGTTGACCCCATGGATCCTGGCAATCCTCACCCCGGTGCTGCTGGGCCCGCAGGTAACCCCGATGTTGACCCCCTGGGAGGGCCCCGATAA